The Mycobacterium sp. 050128 nucleotide sequence CATGAGGTCGATGCGCATCTGCCGAACATAGCTTGACGACACATAGTCAATGCGCAGAAGCTGCGCCCTCGACTTGACTCGTAGCAAGGTCTGACGTCTGTAAGGGTGTTACCCAACCTTGGCTAGCGGATTACGATTCGTTTATGGCGGATCCGATGATGGTCCCGTTCCTGGTCTTAGCGGTGATCACCGCCGTGTGGGCCGTCCTGCTCGTCTTCTTCGTCGTCTACCAACGACGGTCTAAACGGCAACCTCATTCGACCGACAATGCACGTCGGCCGAGGGTGAGCTGGCAGGTCGGTCGGTGGGACACCGACCCTCGCCATGCCTACGTCGCCAACATGGGGGAGGACACCGCCTACGAAGTCAGCGTGACGGCGCGGGACCGAGTTATCGGGACAGCCCAGAGCGTTCCGCCCTATAGCACCAATCGCCTGTCGTCATCGTCGGGACATCCGTGCTACGTGAATCTCTGCGCCGACGACCGACTCAAACGTCAAATCTTGGTCGGCGCCCACCGAGGAACGCGGAATGCGGAGGTCAGATCTGTTGATTCCGATCGACCTGGATTCGCTGTGCGAGTCAGCTGGCGCTCCGCGCGCGGCGAGTGGTTCACGCAAAACGTCCGCACCGACTGACCGATCCTGAACGGCTGAAATCAGATCGTCGATTACGGGCCGGCGACGAACCGGGCGGGCGAAGACCCGTGACCCATGGCCGCGCTATGGCTGAGCCGCACCGAGGCGATCTAGGGGAGTGCCAGGCAGGGCCGATGGAGTAGGGGTGTGGGCGATCGCGTCGTCGATCGCCGCCGCGATGGCGTTGCGCGGATATGCGGCGGGTGCGTGGTCGTCGAAGTCGTAGGAGGAGTGGACGCCCTCGGGGGCGACGGTGATGTTGACGATGACCGGCGTGGGGAGGTTCAGCACCTCGAGGCGAGCCTTAACAGCGTTCGTGAGGTGTTCGGCGTAGTCACTGTGCTCGCGGCGTTCTTGTGCCGTGAGCGCGTCGCTGAGGTCCGCGATGGCTTCGTGGGCTTCGTCGTAAGCGATTTCTCCCGGAGTGGGAGGTCGGCTGTTCTGGGCCTCGGTCGTTAGTTCGGTCAGTAGCGCGATGTCGGCGGGATCGTCGCCCCAGCCCGCTTTGGCTTCGACGCACAGATAGCCGTTGTCGTCGACGCTGATCCAGTCCACGGCGGCGATGCGCGGGTCCTCGGGGGTGAAGGGGCCAGGGGGCAGGTCATCGGGTTCGGGGATGGCTTCTCCGCGCGAGGCAAGTTCCAGTTCCGCGTCGCGGTAGTCGTCGTAAGAGGTGTCATTGGTGTAGGGCAGGATGCTTTCCACCCAGAAGTCGATGCTGACGGGTTCGGTGCGGTGTTGCAGCAAGTGTTCGTCGTCACCACCGACCGTGGACTGCAGTGTTTCGCGTACCCTCTCGGCCTCCCAGGACCCGGGCCGGCCCGCCAGGATCTGCTCTGTGCTTCCGATGTTCGCCGCGGCGCCCGCTAGGGCGTGGGTGACGAACTCGGCCCAGTCGATCGGCAGCGCCGCGCGGGGGTTCGGATCGGGTTCCCATTGGCCCGAACTGGTTTGGCGCACAGGTTGATTCGTCAGATGGGCAGCTTCGGTCAAGGCGGCGATGGCGTCGTAGAGCACTTCGTTGTACGGGCGGGGATCCGTCGTCTCTGGCGCGGTCAGGTAACCGATGTCGAACAGCGCCGCCGAGAGGACCTGGCGATAGGGTTGGCCGATGGTGCGTGCGACCGCGGCGAGATTGTCACGCTCAGGTAGGCCCCGCACGCCGTTGACTCGCCACAGGCGCAGGTTTTCGCGCGTGATGCCGATACGCCGGGCCAGTTCGGCGTCGCTGACGCCGTGCGTGTTCTTGTACTGGTCGATCAGCTCGATGAGGCGGGGGCTTGCCACACCGACCAGTATTCTCCGACCGCCGCAACCAGTCAAGTAGTGCTTTGCCATACTACCAAGTGCTACTTGACAGTATGGCAACTTCCGTTCTCGCACCCACTCAAACGTGGGTATATACTGAGTCAACATTCGATATATACGGGTGGAGGCTTGATAGGTGACAAAGCGCCTGATCGATCTGGACGACGACCTACTGGCTGCCGCTCAGAAAGAGCTTAAGACGTCCGGCGTATCGGACACGGTGCGCATTGCATTGCAGCAAGCGGCAGCATCTTCTGCTCGCGCACGCCAGGTTGCATGGTTGCGGGCCGGCGGTCTAGGGGAGATGGCTGATCCCGATCAACGTGGTGACG carries:
- a CDS encoding XRE family transcriptional regulator, producing MASPRLIELIDQYKNTHGVSDAELARRIGITRENLRLWRVNGVRGLPERDNLAAVARTIGQPYRQVLSAALFDIGYLTAPETTDPRPYNEVLYDAIAALTEAAHLTNQPVRQTSSGQWEPDPNPRAALPIDWAEFVTHALAGAAANIGSTEQILAGRPGSWEAERVRETLQSTVGGDDEHLLQHRTEPVSIDFWVESILPYTNDTSYDDYRDAELELASRGEAIPEPDDLPPGPFTPEDPRIAAVDWISVDDNGYLCVEAKAGWGDDPADIALLTELTTEAQNSRPPTPGEIAYDEAHEAIADLSDALTAQERREHSDYAEHLTNAVKARLEVLNLPTPVIVNITVAPEGVHSSYDFDDHAPAAYPRNAIAAAIDDAIAHTPTPSALPGTPLDRLGAAQP
- a CDS encoding DUF2191 domain-containing protein, which codes for MTKRLIDLDDDLLAAAQKELKTSGVSDTVRIALQQAAASSARARQVAWLRAGGLGEMADPDQRGDVWR